One segment of Echeneis naucrates chromosome 15, fEcheNa1.1, whole genome shotgun sequence DNA contains the following:
- the LOC115055757 gene encoding fibrillin-2-like, which yields MPDYSCVCVSGYVGDGTNCQDIDECKKENGGCHANAVCTNFEGGRQCQCKVGFRGNGFQCNDVDECTNQRICHWNATCTNNPGSYVCTCNAGYKGNGNYLCLDIDECSETPHVCASSLGYKGCKNLPGTYYCTCSNGFESNGQSCVDINECANNICSLYADCVNTMGSYRCTCDSGFVGNGLTCVDVNECNENNQCDSNAVCINRLGSYECSCQGGFLGDGRLCQDVDECATPNICSSTTTCVNTPGSYYCDCGSGFIFNDSICLDVDECAVGRCSPFANCTNSPGSFSCRCAAGFNGDGFTCADVDECSLARQCHLNALCVNFPGSYNCTCQVGYSGDGVFQCSDVNECLVDNGGCRNKAKCVNNQGSFSCLCLPGFVLVNQTLCQDVNECQEKNDPCRVNEECKNVDGSYECPCRVGFFRPASTLDCVDIDECKDDPCHVNATCLNTVGSHACTCKRGFTANGTQCEDIDECAAVGACHTRALCTNFMGDFSCSCEEGFKGDGFSCQDVDECTFLDTICPAFSKCINSPGAHVCSCLNGTVAFNGTCLPPSSLCEPACHLHGLCHLSPAGYQCVCDLGYVGDGLTCSDIDECQNENVCPENETECINTPGLFFCACRGGYVLNGTQCVDVNECETGQQQCSEFAQCINTLGSHFCFCLSGFTGDGKNCSDFDECQVQNGGCHPVASCSNTPGSFHCACPPGMEGSGFDCQDVNECEQNSSLSHNCSAHALCLNSNGSYACQCQDGYRGDGFLCEDVDECQLNTTCNRNMACSNTAGSFGCTCFLGLVYDTGTCVPEDTCLNGTSACHTLSECHQHQGSFYCRCKDGYEGNGTDCWDVDECARSQGEVCTNFSYCLNTDGSYICDCWDGFERKETHCQDVDECATGRFICPNNSTCSNTDGSYNCTCDPGFSGNSSFCSDVDECSLGLVHCPDFSDCTNTAGSFVCECWEGYRGNQSHCEDVDECLEDSACPEHSGCTNTNGGHVCQCDAGFSSEDDLCVDIDECESLQLGELCANGSCVNAIGSYYCDCIKGFRSNGTECVDVDECSDSNNSSVCQLHSVCINIMGSYLCPCDEGFVLNGTECQDVDECRSPDETPCPEHSTCNNTAGSFFCLCSPGYEPAQHGCEDVDECEHNTTCRFDQVCANLPGAYSCSCPLGYQEENQTCVDTNECENSPCHHSARCWNTPGSFSCHCPLGFAGNGSWCKDVDECVALTDPCHPRSRCHNTPGSFLCECTPGFVSVGPLCVDFDECQQANGNCHHAATCSNSVGGFKCSCNRGWRATDNNGHGKGGCVDVDECLSPMTCPGQTSCTNLPGSFSCSCPKNHTTG from the exons ATGCCTGA CTACAGCTGCGTCTGCGTCAGCGGCTACGTGGGAGACGGCACCAACTGCCAGGACATCGACGAGTGCAAAAAAGAGAACGGCGGCTGCCACGCCAACGCCGTCTGCACCAACTTCGAGGGGGGGCGGCAGTGCCAGTGTAAAGTTGGCTTCAGGGGAAACGGCTTCCAGTGCAACGACGTCGATGAATGCACCAACCAGAGGATCTGCCACTGGAACGCCACTTGCACCAACAACCCCGGGTCCTATGTGTGCACCTGTAACGCTGGTTATAAAGGCAACGGGAATTACCTCTGTCTTGACATTGATGAGTGTTCGGAGACTCCTCATGTTTGTGCTTCCTCACTTGGCTACAAAGGCTGTAAAAATCTGCCCGGCACCTACTACTGCACCTGCAGCAACGGCTTCGAGAGCAACGGGCAGAGCTGCGTGGACATCAACGAATGTGCCAACAACATCTGCAGCCTGTATGCAGACTGTGTCAACACCATGGGGTCGTACCGGTGTACCTGTGACAGCGGTTTCGTAGGAAATGGGCTGACGTGTGTTGACGTTAACGAATGCAATGAGAACAATCAGTGCGACTCCAACGCTGTCTGCATCAACCGGCTCGGGAGCTACGAGTGCTCCTGCCAGGGGGGTTTTTTAGGAGACGGTCGACTGTGTCAGGACGTGGATGAGTGTGCAACACCCAACATTTGCTCTTCTACCACAACCTGCGTCAACACGCCTGGGTCGTATTACTGCGACTGTGGCAGCGGCTTCATCTTCAACGACTCCATCTGCCTCGATGTGGACGAGTGTGCGGTGGGCCGCTGCAGCCCCTTCGCCAACTGCACAAACTCTCCCGGTTCCTTTTCCTGTCGGTGTGCAGCCGGGTTCAACGGAGATGGCTTCACCTGTGCAGATGTGGATGAATGCTCTCTGGCCAGGCAGTGCCACCTGAATGCGCTTTGTGTTAACTTCCCCGGCTCCTATAACTGCACCTGTCAGGTGGGTTATTCTGGAGACGGGGTGTTTCAGTGCAGTGACGTGAACGAGTGTTTGGTGGATAACGGAGGCTGCAGAAACAAGGCTAAATGTGTCAACAACCAGGGCTCCTTCTCCTGCCTGTGTCTGCCAGGCTTCGTTTTGGTGAACCAGACTCTTTGCCAGGATGTAAACGAGTGCCAGGAAAAGAACGATCCATGCAGAGTCAACGAAGAATGCAAGAACGTGGACGGTTCGTACGAGTGCCCCTGCAGGGTCGGTTTCTTCCGCCCTgccagcaccttggactgcgTTGACATCGACGAGTGTAAAGACGACCCCTGCCACGTTAACGCCACATGCCTCAACACCGTCGGCTCCCACGCTTGCACCTGTAAACGAGGTTTCACAGCAAACGGCACCCAGTGTGAGGACATCGATGAGTGCGCTGCAGTGGGTGCGTGCCACACGCGTGCCCTCTGCACTAACTTCATGGGGGATTTTTCCTGCTCATGTGAAGAAGGTTTCAAAGGCGACGGCTTCTCCTGTCAGGACGTGGACGAATGCACCTTCCTCGATACCATCTGCCCGGCCTTCTCAAAGTGTATCAACTCCCCCGGTGCTCATGTGTGCTCCTGTTTGAATGGCACAGTGGCCTTTAATGGCACCTGTTTGCCACCCAGCTCGCTCTGTGAGCCAGCCTGCCACCTTCACGGCCTCTGCCACCTCTCGCCTGCTGGATACCAGTGTGTGTGCGACTTAGGCTACGTGGGTGACGGGCTGACATGTTCTGACATAGATGAGTGccagaatgaaaatgtttgtcctgaaaatgaaactgaatgtaTCAACACCCCTGGACTGTTTTTCTGTGCCTGCAGAGGAGGATACGTTCTCAATGGAACACAATGTGTTg ATGTGAATGAGTGTGAGACGGGCCAGCAGCAGTGTAGTGAGTTTGCCCAATGCATCAACACTTTGGGcagtcatttctgcttctgcCTCAGCGGCTTCACCGGAGATGGGAAGAACTGCTCCG ACTTTGATGAGTGCCAAGTCCAAAATGGAGGATGCCATCCAGTTGCCAGCTGCTCTAACACGCCTGGATCATTCCACTGCGCTTGCCCGCCAGGCATGGAGGGCAGCGGCTTTGACTGCCAGGACGTGAACGAGTGCGAGCAGAACTCCTCCTTGTCGCACAACTGCAGTGCCCATGCTCTGTGCCTCAATTCAAATGGTTCCTATGCCTGCCAATGCCAGGATGGATACCGTGGCGATGGCTTCCTTTGTGAAGACGTGGACGAGTGTCAGTTGAACACAACTTGTAACCGGAACATGGCGTGCAGCAACACGGCCGGTTCCTTCGGATGTACCTGTTTTTTGGGCCTGGTGTACGACACGGGCACATGTGTGCCTGAAGACACGTGTCTGAACGGCACCAGCGCCTGCCACACACTTTCTGAGTGTCACCAACACCAGGGTTCCTTCTACTGCCGGTGCAAAGACGGCTACGAAGGAAATGGCACAGATTGCTGGGATGTGGATGAATGTGCCCGTTCACAAGGGGAAGTCTGCACCAACTTCTCTTATTGTCTCAACACCGATGGCTCCTACATCTGCGACTGCTGGGATGGGTTCGAGCGCAAAGAGACTCACTGTCAGGATGTGGACGAATGTGCCACAGGGAGATTCATCTGCCCCAACAACAGCACCTGCAGCAACACCGACGGGAGCTACAACTGCACCTGTGATCCAGGCTTCTCAGGCAACAGCTCCTTCTGTTCGGACGTAGATGAGTGTTCCCTCGGCCTCGTCCACTGCCCTGATTTCTCCGACTGCACAAACACAGCCGGATCATTTGTCTGTGAGTGCTGGGAGGGTTACCGAGGGAATCAAAGCCACTGTGAGGACGTCGATGAGTGCCTGGAAGACTCAGCCTGCCCTGAGCATAGCGGGTGCACCAACACCAACGGAGGCCACGTGTGTCAATGTGACGCTGGGTTTTCCAGTGAGGATGATCTGTGCGTAGACATCGATGAATGTGAGAGTCTGCAGCTGGGGGAGCTTTGCGCCAACGGAAGCTGTGTGAACGCTATCGGGTCGTATTACTGCGACTGTATCAAAGGGTTCAGGTCCAATGGGACAGAGTGTGTGGATGTCGACGAATGCTCAGACTCCAACAACTCCTCAGTGTGCCAGCTGCATTCTGTCTGCATCAACATTATGGGCTCTTACCTTTGCCCCTGTGATGAAGGGTTTGTTCTGAACGGCACAGAGTGCCAGGATGTGGACGAGTGTCGCAGCCCGGATGAAACGCCGTGCCCCGAACACTCAACATGCAACAACACAGCGGGGTCCTTCTTCTGTCTGTGCTCTCCTGGGTACGAACCCGCCCAACATGGCTGCGAGGATGTCGACGAATGCGAGCACAACACCACCTGCCGCTTTGACCAGGTGTGCGCCAACCTGCCTGGAGCATACAGCTGCTCTTGCCCCTTGGGGTACCAAGAGGAGAACCAGACATGTGTCGACACTAATGAATGTGAGAATTCACCGTGCCACCACTCAGCGCGATGCTGGAACACCCCGGGCTCCTTCTCATGCCACTGCCCTCTGGGCTTCGCTGGAAATGGTTCCTGGTGCAAAGACGTGGATGAGTGCGTCGCCCTGACCGATCCCTGCCACCCTCGATCACGCTGTCACAACACCCCAGGGTCATTTCTCTGCGAGTGTACGCCCGGCTTTGTAAGCGTCGGCCCGCTGTGCGTTGACTTTGACGAATGCCAGCAGGCAAATGGGAACTGCCACCACGCTGCCACCTGCTCCAACAGCGTGGGAGGCTTCAAATGTTCGTGCAATCGCGGCTGGAGGGCCACCGACAATAACGGTCACGGAAAAGGAGGATGTGTGGACGTGGACGAGTGTCTGTCACCCATGACATGTCCCGGACAGACATCCTGCACCAACCTGCCGGGGTCTTTCAGCTGCTCCTGCCCCAAAAACCACACA ACCGGCTGA
- the epcam gene encoding epithelial cell adhesion molecule translates to MEMWIFVVLAVLAAGTSAQSCSCDTMKWATCDGDASCECTILVGNSEKQKLDCNKLIPKCFLMKAEMYRARKGLSTRTGGKPVETAFVDNDGIYDPDCENDGKFRAKQCNNTEECWCVNSAGVRRTDKGDTSLTCDKLVETYWVRLQLTHKKVNNPVDTSKLKDAIADAIHKRYKNFRKDLVDKVDYDADARLIVVDVKKPMGDRVNDLSQMAYYMEKDVKALPLFKNQETFKPNVGGQQLEMENILVYYVDEEAPTFTMKHLTGGIIAVIVVVVLAVIVGLVVLFFARRRRSLRYNKTQQREMDAM, encoded by the exons ATGGAAATGTGGATCTTTGTGGTCCTGGCGGTCCTGGCGGCCGGAACCTCGGCTCAGAGCT GTTCATGTGACACCATGAAGTGGGCTACCTGTGATGGAGATGCATCATGTGAGTGTACCATCCTGGTGGGCAacagtgagaaacagaaactggactGCAACAAGC TCATCCCAAAGTGCTTCCTGATGAAGGCTGAGATGTACCGAGCCAGGAAGGGCCTGAGCACCCGTACGGGCGGGAAGCCCGTGGAGACCGCCTTCGTTGACAACGACGGCATCTACGACCCGGACTGTGAGAACGATGGAAAATTCAGGGCCAAGCAGTGCAACAACACTGAGGAGTGCTGGTGCGTCAACAGTGCCGGTGTGCGTCGTACCGACAAGGGAGACACCAGCTTGACGTGTGATAAGCTGGTGGAGACATA CTGGGTCCGTCTccagctgacacacaaaaaggtgAACAATCCAGTGGACACCAGCAAGCTGAAGGA TGCCATTGCGGACGCCATTCACAAGCGCTACAAGAACTTCAGAAAGGACCTTGTGGACAAAGTCGAT TATGACGCTGACGCACGCTTGATTGTGGTGGACGTCAAGAAGCCCATGGGAGACCGCGTTAATGACTTGTCCCAAATGGCCTATTACATGGAGAAAGAT GTGAAGGCCCTGCCCCTGTTCAAGAACCAGGAAACCTTTAAGCCAAATGTGGGCGGCCAGCAGCTGGAAATGGAGAACATCTTGGTGTACTATGTGGACGAGGAGGCCCCGACTTTCACCATGAAGCACCTGACAGGCGGGATCATCGCGGTGATCGTGGTGGTCGTGCTGGCTGTGATTGTCGGTTTGGTGGTCCTG tTTTTTGCCAGAAGGCGCCGGAGTCTGCGGTACAACAAAACTCAA CAAAGAGAGATGGACGCCATGTAA
- the calm2a gene encoding calmodulin 2a (phosphorylase kinase, delta), with the protein MADQLTEEQIAEFKEAFSLFDKDGDGTITTKELGTVMRSLGQNPTEAELQDMINEVDADGNGTIDFPEFLTMMARKMKDTDSEEEIREAFRVFDKDGNGYISAAELRHVMTNLGEKLTDEEVDEMIREADIDGDGQVNYEEFVQMMTAK; encoded by the exons ATG gctgATCAGCTTACAGAAGAGCAGATTGCTG AGTTCAAGGAGGCATTTTCGCTTTTTGACAAGGATGGAGATGGCACCATCACCACCAAAGAGTTGGGCACAGTCATGCGTTCTCTGGGCCAAAACCCcacagaggcagagctgcaggacaTGATCAATGAAGTGGATGCTGATG GAAATGGAACGATAGACTTCCCAGAGTTTTTGACCATGATGGCCAGGAAGATGAAGGACAcagacagtgaggaggagatcAGAGAAGCATTCCGTGTCTTTGACAAG GATGGAAATGGATACATCAGTGCTGCAGAGCTGCGCCATGTGATGACAAACCTGGGGGAGAAGCTGACTGATGAAGAAGTGGATGAGATGATCAGGGAAGCAGACATTGATGGAGATGGACAGGTCAACTATGAAG AGTTCGTACAAATGATGACGGCGAAGTGA
- the LOC115055756 gene encoding mucin-like protein, whose amino-acid sequence MSSFQEYHKTDISDVYAQIVFNRTVDEVTKFEVQRNKRVFLPEWILKVTWDRVVPVSYQKFNLSETNTFQCILTTDGVRSFALLRYGEMLWGPGQRQNHDAIIGYTDGKSSFKEPTVPSGNLFGPAGRYRPHQLKGTLGKLGQLVYDLAGPLDSDVDPQIRCQTWAMKEPDPADWTKELPPCPCTRTQALEELAFMRDTTEPGSSVKALRGQRWGGAGGHIFRSVLSNRHGSGKRCVYEPEGPLLAGYNERYFFGHSEQKHIDEDLLPFQWCCIESSRCHLYLNKRPLDRCQGYSWSRNDRCVPSKKVTQGVAMVYGSLHLVTFDGTAYSFRALGEFVLLRLSSSTGSNIFTLQGQTERLRMGPKGIREVPVVARMAAFHQGIGKIEWRCAEEGDGLQVFVDDSEVPVTVGVVHSGGGGFAVRCLSVDRCAAVYAGGLHVLAWRVEGHNQLAAIVEVPQTFYNRTVGLMGLWSSNRSDDFLMSDGRLLPSDDLNPPSEERLHDFGMSWAVPGPESLLFSLPPVVPLEHVSSERLLERLSPAEVEELRRTCKGSMECVLDTVASGSSAMGLRTLDAKTQLQNLALIYGNMPPIVTEPTVIHGKVNSTVNIQIVAEDPNGDAISYSLLFPRPPRASIGSGDGYLTWTPLSTQPVQLTIKVSDKLTSSMFTPILRVCNCLNGGTCQYDSAVENHQQGKFQVVGCLCPKGFSGKFCGKVADVCQGKPCYRGVECRSKTGPEQFSCGECPDNTVSQGKQGYKCFEHDMCLPPFPFPCHKDADCRSTKQNYTCTCKPGFRGNGYNCTDIDECEELSTCPNAKFECKNKPGSVDCFCRYKDAKDTDGCGDSENPPGSNVFNVSVSWKKNRADGLKQLVDIVLMGFQNKFYNASKKDPGLGSSPGFEEYRVNVSSDTPHWYIRDYLARVSNHYDITDIEVDDLDECEAKEAACALPALCANTYGGYRCVCNGTDVKESQSCVLERDKVSNVELDLVLGLVLGIGIPLLLLLLLAALACFCCCKKTVTGDLPHSMPDYIQEQYNPPPFNYSDPALHYLTHSSPRIIDNIKPRQRHR is encoded by the exons ATGTCTTCCTTTCAGGAATACCATAAGACGGATATATCGGATGTTTACGCCCAGATCGTCTTTAATCGTACAGTCGATGAAGTGACAAAGTTTGAGGTGCAGAGAAACAAGCGTGTTTTCCTCCCTGAATGGATCCTAAAGGTCACCTGGGATCGTGTGGTGCCTGTTTCCTACCAAAAGTTCAACCTCTCCGAG ACTAACACTTTCCAGTGTATCCTGACCACGGATGGGGTGCGCTCCTTCGCCCTCCTGCGATACGGGGAGATGCTCTGGGGTCCGGGCCAGAGGCAAAATCACGACGCCATCATTGGCTACACAGATGGGAAATCCTCCTTCAAGGAGCCCACTGTCCCCTCAGGAAACCTTTTTGGGCCTGCGGGCCGATATAGGCCCCACCAGTTGAAGGGGACTCTGGGGAAGTTGGGCCAGCTGGTGTATGATTTGGCAGGACCGTTGGACTCAGACGTGGATCCCCAGATCAGGTGCCAGACTTGGGCAATGAAGGAACCTGATCCTGCCGATTGGACAAAGGAGCTGCCCCCGTGTCCCTGCACCCGCACCCAGGCCCTGGAGGAGCTGGCGTTCATGCGGGATACTACCGAACCGGGCTCAAGTGTGAAAGCACTAAGGGGCCAGCGATGGGGGGGTGCAGGGGGCCACATCTTCCGGTCAGTCCTGTCCAACAGACACGGCTCAGGGAAGAGGTGTGTGTATGAACCCGAAGGTCCTCTGCTAGCCGGATACAACGAGCGATACTTCTTCGGACACAGCGAGCAGAAACACATCG ATGAAGACCTCCTGCCTTTTCAGTGGTGTTGCATTGAGTCTTCTCGATGTCACCTTTATCTCAACAAGAGACCGCTGGACCGTTGCCAAGGTTACAGCTGGTCCAGAAACGACCGCTGCGTCCCGTCCAAGAAGGTCACGCAGGGAGTAG CGATGGTGTATGGCAGCCTCCACCTCGTCACCTTCGACGGCACGGCGTACTCCTTTAGGGCCCTGGGAGAGTTTGTGCTCTTACGTCTCTCATCCAGCACCGGCTCTAATATCTTCACCCTGCAAGGGCAGACCGAGAGGCTCCGCATGGGCCCAAAGGGGATCAGGGAGGTCCCAGTGGTGGCTCGCATGGCAGCCTTCCACCAGGGCATCGGCAAG ATTGAATGGAGATGTGCAGAGGAAGGAGATGGACTCCAGGTTTTTGTGGATGACTCTGAGGTGCCAGTCACAGTTG GTGTCGTGCACTCGGGCGGGGGGGGCTTTGCTGTGCGCTGTCTGTCAGTGGACCGCTGTGCAGCCGTGTACGCTGGCGGCCTCCACGTGTTGGCTTGGCGGGTTGAAGGCCACAATCAGCTGGCGGCCATTGTTGAGGTTCCTCAGACCTTCTACAACCGCACCGTGGGCCTCATGGGTCTCTGGAGCTCCAACCGCTCCGACGACTTCCTCATGTCTGACGGAAGGCTCCTCCCCTCGGACGACCTCAACCCCCCCTCAGAGGAGAGGCTCCATGACTTCGGCATGTCCT ggGCCGTCCCGGGCCCAGAGAGCCTGTTGTTCTCTCTGCCTCCGGTGGTTCCACTGGAGCATGTCTCCTCTGAGCGTCTGCTGGAAAGGCTCAGTCCCGctgaggtggaggagctgaggaggaccTGTAAAGGCAGCATGGAGTGCGTGCTCGACACCGTGGCGTCGGGCAGCTCTGCCATGGGGCTGCGGACTCTGGACGCCAAGACGCAGCTCCAGAATCTGGCTCTGATCTACG GTAACATGCCGCCCATCGTGACGGAGCCCACAGTGATCCATGGGAAGGTCAACTCCACTGTCAACATCCAGATTGTTGCTGAGGACCCGAACGGAGACGCCATCAGCTACTCGCTGCTCTTCCCCCGGCCTCCTCGGGCTTCAATTGGAAGCG GTGACGGTTACCTGACCTGGACTCCCCTCAGCACTCAGCCGGTCCAGCTGACCATCAAGGTCAGCGACAAGCTCACCAGCTCCATGTTCACCCCCATCCTCCGTGTTTGCAACTGCCTCAACGGAGGAACCTGCCAGTACGACAGCGCCGTCGAAAACCACCAGCAGGGGAAGTTCCAG GTGGTGGGGTGTCTGTGCCCAAAAGGCTTCAGTGGGAAATTCTGCGGTAAAGTCGCGGATGTATGTCAAGGAAAGCCGTGTTATCGAGGCGTCGAGTGCCGCTCTAAGACGGGGCCCGAGCAGTTCTCCTGTGGAGAGTGTCCCGATAACACCGTCTCTCAGGGGAAACAGGGATACAAGTGCTTTGAGCATG ACATGTGCCTTCCTCCTTTCCCCTTCCCCTGCCACAAAGACGCAGACTGCCGCAGCACAAAGCAGAACTACACCTGCACATGTAAGCCTGGCTTCCGTGGAAATGGATACAACTGCACAG ATATAGACGAGTGTGAGGAGCTGTCAACATGCCCCAATGCGAAATTTGAGTGTAAGAACAAACCTGGCTCTGTCGACTGCTTCTGCAGATACAAGGACGCCAAGGACACAGACGGATGTG GTGACTCTGAAAACCCTCCAG gaaGTAATGTGTTCAACGTCTCCGTGAGCTGGAAGAAGAACAGAGCTGATGGACTCAAACAG CTGGTGGACATTGTGTTGATGGGTTTCCAGAATAAATTTTACAACGCCAGTAAGAAGGATCCAGGTCTGGGCTCTAGTCCAGGTTTTGAGGAATATCGCGTCAACGTGTCCAGTGACACACCCCACTGGTATATCAGAGACTACCTGGCTCGGGTCAGCAACCACTACGACATCACTGACATTGAAGTGGATG ATCTGGATGAGTGTGAGGCCAAGGAAGCAGCGTGTGCGCTCCCAGCTCTGTGTGCCAACACCTACGGAGGCTACAGGTGTGTTTGTAATGGCACCGACGTGAAGGAAAGCCAGTCCTGTGTGTTAG agagagacaaagtgagCAACGTGGAGCTGGATCTGGTTCTGGGGCTGGTTTTGGGCATCGGcatccctctgctgctgctcctgctcctggcTGCACTggcctgtttctgctgctgcaagaaGACCGTGACTGGAGA cCTCCCCCACTCGATGCCAGATTACATCCAGGAGCAGTACAACCCTCCGCCCTTCAACTACTCCGACCCCGCACTGCACTACTTGACCCACTCCAGCCCTCGGATCATAGACAACATCAAACCCAGACAACGCCACAGATAG